The Nakamurella deserti genome contains a region encoding:
- a CDS encoding ABC transporter permease → MAFLTSGPGGAGAPLVLDSDAAPVTPTAPAPRRRRGARLADWRRWSPTLVLAWLVVLVVLLWTVAPGWFTDFSATSGVAREKLQAPGGAHLLGTDQLGRDLFARLVYGSVQSVTGALVAVGVGLVVGTLIGLLAGSVGGFLDALLMRVVDVLLAIPSLLLSLSIVIVLGFGTVNAAIAVGVAAVAAFARLTRSEVLRVRRTDYVEAAFGSGGTFGSVLRRHILPNSVSPIIALAAVQFGSAIMAISTLGFLGYGAPPPTPEWGLLIAEGRNYLATSWWLTTVPGAVVVVVVLATNRISRSINGSAR, encoded by the coding sequence ATGGCCTTTCTGACCTCCGGCCCGGGCGGCGCCGGCGCACCGCTGGTGCTGGACTCCGACGCCGCACCGGTGACCCCGACCGCACCGGCCCCGCGGCGCCGGCGCGGTGCCCGCCTGGCCGACTGGCGCCGTTGGAGTCCCACGCTGGTCCTGGCCTGGCTCGTCGTCCTCGTCGTGCTGCTGTGGACCGTCGCGCCGGGCTGGTTCACCGACTTCAGCGCCACCTCCGGGGTGGCCCGGGAGAAGCTGCAGGCCCCGGGCGGCGCCCACCTGCTCGGCACCGACCAGCTCGGCCGGGACCTGTTCGCGCGCCTGGTGTACGGCTCCGTCCAGTCGGTCACCGGTGCGCTCGTGGCCGTCGGCGTCGGCCTGGTCGTGGGCACCCTCATCGGGTTGCTCGCCGGGTCGGTCGGCGGCTTCCTCGACGCGCTGCTGATGCGGGTGGTCGACGTGCTGCTGGCCATCCCCAGCCTGCTGCTGTCGCTGAGCATCGTCATCGTGCTGGGTTTCGGCACCGTCAACGCCGCCATCGCCGTCGGTGTCGCCGCCGTCGCCGCGTTCGCGCGGCTGACCCGCTCGGAGGTGCTGCGGGTGCGCCGGACCGACTACGTGGAGGCGGCCTTCGGCAGCGGCGGCACCTTCGGCAGCGTGCTGCGCCGGCACATCCTGCCCAACTCGGTGAGCCCGATCATCGCGCTGGCCGCCGTGCAGTTCGGTTCGGCCATCATGGCCATCTCGACGCTGGGCTTCCTCGGCTACGGCGCCCCGCCGCCCACCCCGGAGTGGGGCCTGCTGATCGCCGAGGGCCGCAACTACCTGGCCACCTCGTGGTGGCTGACCACCGTGCCCGGCGCCGTCGTGGTCGTCGTGGTGCTGGCCACCAACCGGATCAGCCGGTCGATCAACGGGAGCGCACGATGA
- a CDS encoding ABC transporter permease: MTRYLLGRAGQALLVLWATFTAAFVLLQALPGDALLIKFQNPELGLSPEQIADIRVSYGADTSLVTQYLHALGNFVTLDWGYSIQADVPVSQQLATNIPPTLRLAVLGLALAVVLAVGIAVLANLSPFRWLRSLLESLPALFISVPVFWLGIMLIQLFSFRLKLIPVINPGFWEGLILPVLTLAVPISAPLAQVLLRSIDDVRTQPFVTVARARGAGDAWVLTRHIGRNAVLPTLTIAGILLGELIGGAAITEIVFGLNGIGQMTESAVRSQDAPVLQAVVMLSAVVFVLVNLVVDLLYPVLDPRLKSKVSV, translated from the coding sequence ATGACGCGCTATCTGCTCGGACGGGCCGGTCAGGCCCTGCTCGTGCTGTGGGCGACCTTCACCGCGGCCTTCGTGCTGCTGCAGGCCCTCCCCGGTGACGCCCTGCTGATCAAGTTCCAGAACCCGGAACTGGGGCTCAGCCCGGAGCAGATCGCCGACATCCGGGTCTCCTACGGCGCCGACACCTCGCTGGTCACCCAATACCTGCACGCGCTGGGCAACTTCGTCACGCTCGACTGGGGCTACTCCATCCAGGCCGACGTGCCGGTGTCGCAGCAGTTGGCGACCAACATCCCGCCCACGTTGCGGCTGGCCGTCCTGGGGCTGGCGCTGGCCGTGGTGCTGGCCGTCGGGATCGCCGTGCTGGCCAACCTGTCGCCGTTCCGCTGGCTGCGGTCGTTGCTGGAATCGCTGCCGGCGCTGTTCATCTCGGTGCCGGTGTTCTGGCTCGGCATCATGCTGATCCAGCTGTTCTCGTTCCGGCTCAAGCTCATCCCGGTCATCAACCCGGGCTTCTGGGAGGGCCTGATCCTGCCGGTGCTGACGCTGGCGGTGCCGATCTCGGCGCCGCTGGCGCAGGTGCTGCTGCGCAGCATCGACGACGTGCGCACCCAGCCGTTCGTCACCGTCGCCCGGGCCCGCGGTGCCGGCGACGCCTGGGTGCTGACCCGGCACATCGGCCGCAACGCCGTGCTGCCCACCCTGACCATCGCCGGCATCCTGCTCGGCGAACTCATCGGCGGGGCGGCCATCACCGAGATCGTCTTCGGGCTCAACGGCATCGGCCAGATGACCGAGAGCGCGGTCCGCAGCCAGGACGCCCCGGTGCTGCAGGCCGTGGTGATGCTGTCCGCGGTGGTGTTCGTGCTGGTCAACCTGGTCGTCGACCTGCTGTACCCGGTGCTCGACCCGCGGCTGAAGTCGAAAGTGAGTGTCTGA
- a CDS encoding TIGR04028 family ABC transporter substrate-binding protein: protein MAACGGSDGTSPATTAAGSASAPGTPVTGGTLTYLDSAAHTNLYPPSGGFYPNGGILNQITDKLTYQNPETLEIEPWIAESWTVNDDLTQYTFVIRPGVTFSDGTALDAQAVADNYDTFGLGNPDLKQPVSEVFNNYDHSEVQDASTVTFFFKKPSPGFLQGTATIGAGLVSAATLARPYEELGSATNIIGSGPFTVTGETLGKQIDLKVREDYNWAPPSAAHQGRAYLDGITLIVAAEDSVRIGSLLAGQADAIRQVEAYDEPQITGAGLALLRASTRGVNDSIAIRPDNPLVADLRVRQALLKATDSAEVVSTLLSDNYPQATSVLAKDAPGYVDLADKLTFDPDGAKALLDEAGWVPGADGIRVKDGKPLVLSIYHTYVQPQNKQVLQLVSEQWAKVGVKLEVLPGDAGSVAADNLDPAKTPLLVAMVGRADPDVIKSGFYPKNRDWLLQVGGSSTLVQSYTDTELNGLLEAQTAEVDPAKRLEIIGDIQNHVLDQALLIPIFEEPQIFAAGTYVNGLEFEAVGRPSFYDTWLSER, encoded by the coding sequence GTGGCGGCGTGCGGTGGCTCCGACGGCACGTCGCCGGCCACCACCGCGGCCGGCTCGGCCTCGGCGCCGGGCACCCCGGTCACCGGCGGCACCCTCACCTATCTCGACAGCGCCGCCCACACCAACCTGTATCCGCCGTCCGGCGGCTTCTATCCCAACGGCGGCATCCTCAACCAGATCACCGACAAGCTGACGTACCAGAACCCCGAGACCCTCGAGATCGAGCCGTGGATCGCCGAGTCCTGGACCGTCAACGACGATCTCACCCAGTACACCTTCGTCATCCGGCCCGGCGTCACGTTCTCCGACGGCACCGCGCTGGACGCGCAGGCCGTCGCCGACAACTACGACACCTTCGGCCTGGGCAACCCGGACCTGAAGCAGCCCGTGTCGGAGGTGTTCAACAACTACGACCACAGCGAGGTCCAGGACGCCTCCACGGTGACGTTCTTCTTCAAGAAGCCGTCGCCGGGGTTCCTGCAGGGCACCGCGACGATCGGCGCGGGCCTCGTCTCGGCCGCCACGCTGGCCCGGCCGTACGAGGAGCTCGGTTCCGCGACGAACATCATCGGCTCCGGCCCCTTCACGGTCACCGGTGAGACCCTGGGCAAGCAGATCGACCTGAAGGTCCGCGAGGACTACAACTGGGCGCCGCCGAGCGCCGCCCACCAGGGCCGGGCCTACCTGGACGGCATCACGCTCATCGTGGCCGCCGAGGACAGCGTCCGGATCGGCTCGCTGCTGGCCGGCCAGGCCGACGCCATCCGCCAGGTCGAGGCCTACGACGAGCCGCAGATCACCGGGGCCGGACTCGCACTGCTGCGGGCCTCCACCCGCGGGGTGAACGACAGCATCGCGATCCGGCCGGACAACCCGTTGGTCGCCGACCTGCGCGTCCGGCAGGCGCTGCTCAAGGCCACCGACAGCGCCGAGGTCGTCAGCACGCTGCTCAGCGACAACTACCCGCAGGCCACCTCGGTGCTCGCCAAGGACGCCCCCGGCTACGTCGACCTGGCCGACAAGCTGACCTTCGATCCGGACGGCGCCAAGGCGCTGCTGGACGAGGCCGGCTGGGTCCCGGGAGCCGACGGCATCCGGGTCAAGGACGGGAAGCCGTTGGTGCTGAGCATCTACCACACCTACGTGCAGCCGCAGAACAAGCAGGTGCTGCAGCTGGTCTCGGAGCAGTGGGCCAAGGTCGGCGTGAAGCTCGAGGTGCTGCCCGGTGACGCCGGCAGCGTCGCCGCGGACAACCTCGACCCGGCCAAGACCCCGCTGCTGGTGGCGATGGTCGGCCGCGCCGACCCCGACGTCATCAAGAGCGGCTTCTACCCGAAGAACCGCGACTGGCTGCTGCAGGTCGGCGGCAGCAGCACCCTCGTGCAGAGCTACACCGACACCGAGCTGAACGGGCTGCTCGAGGCCCAGACCGCGGAGGTCGATCCGGCGAAGCGCCTCGAGATCATCGGCGACATCCAGAACCACGTGCTCGACCAGGCGCTGCTGATCCCGATCTTCGAGGAGCCGCAGATCTTCGCCGCCGGCACCTACGTCAACGGCCTGGAGTTCGAGGCCGTCGGCCGGCCCAGCTTCTACGACACCTGGCTCTCCGAGCGCTGA
- a CDS encoding EamA family transporter gives MPSPRNLIAVTPAPALFLVSGFTQYYGAALAVGLFVLAPSAVVGWLRIVVSAIILLAWRRPWKQGWSRRELLASAGFGVVLAAMNLCFYVAIEHLPLGTAVAIEFLGPVAVAAITGTGWRDRLGIALALAGVVLLAGVSLEGGWTTSVVIGLVAIFGSGLFWAFYIILGRRIASTRDGITSLSVGMTAGALVFAPFCVWQVGGIVSHGPALLALVGIAVLSSVIPYAIEQVVLRKVTAARFAILLALLPVTAAVTGAVFLAQIPHAAEITGMALVCAAIVLSARKSGGELATG, from the coding sequence GTGCCGTCGCCCCGCAACCTGATCGCCGTCACCCCGGCACCGGCGCTGTTCCTGGTCTCCGGGTTCACCCAGTACTACGGCGCCGCGCTGGCCGTCGGCCTGTTCGTGCTGGCGCCGTCGGCGGTCGTGGGGTGGCTGCGGATCGTGGTCAGCGCGATCATCCTGCTGGCCTGGCGGCGCCCCTGGAAGCAGGGCTGGAGCCGCCGGGAGCTGCTCGCCTCGGCCGGGTTCGGAGTGGTGCTCGCCGCGATGAACCTCTGCTTCTACGTCGCCATCGAGCACCTGCCGCTGGGTACCGCGGTGGCCATCGAGTTCCTCGGACCGGTCGCGGTGGCCGCGATCACCGGCACCGGCTGGCGTGACCGGCTCGGGATCGCCCTGGCGCTGGCCGGAGTCGTGCTGCTGGCCGGCGTCAGCCTGGAGGGCGGCTGGACCACCTCGGTGGTGATCGGGCTGGTGGCCATCTTCGGGTCCGGCCTGTTCTGGGCGTTCTACATCATCCTCGGCCGCCGCATCGCCTCCACCCGCGACGGCATCACCTCCCTGAGTGTCGGGATGACCGCCGGCGCGCTGGTGTTCGCGCCGTTCTGCGTCTGGCAGGTCGGCGGCATCGTCTCCCACGGCCCGGCGCTGCTCGCCCTGGTCGGCATCGCGGTGCTCAGCTCGGTGATCCCGTACGCGATCGAACAGGTCGTGCTGCGCAAGGTCACCGCCGCCCGGTTCGCCATCCTGCTGGCGCTGCTCCCGGTGACCGCCGCTGTCACCGGCGCGGTGTTCCTGGCGCAGATCCCGCACGCCGCGGAGATCACCGGCATGGCGCTGGTCTGCGCGGCCATCGTCCTCAGCGCCCGCAAGTCCGGTGGGGAACTCGCCACCGGCTGA
- a CDS encoding GNAT family N-acetyltransferase, with translation MGSRERLVRYWPLFGLEVRSPRLVLTPVRDEHLPDLMDAELAGIHDPAELPFDVPWSTAPPDELVPGSLRHLWGRRAATTAQRWDLQFAVLLDGVAIGLQDVRADDFAVVRSVTTGSWLRRDRQGSGLGTEMRAAILLFAFDHLGARRAESAAFADNARSLRVSEKLGYVGNGSRFQQRRPGESVESHLLLVTPDTLVRPDWTVRVRGLAECRPQLGI, from the coding sequence ATGGGTTCCCGGGAACGACTCGTCCGGTACTGGCCGCTGTTCGGGCTCGAGGTGCGAAGCCCCCGGCTGGTGCTCACGCCGGTCCGCGACGAGCACCTCCCGGACCTGATGGACGCCGAGCTCGCCGGCATCCACGATCCGGCCGAGCTGCCGTTCGACGTCCCGTGGTCGACGGCGCCACCGGACGAGCTGGTGCCCGGCTCGCTGCGGCACCTGTGGGGGCGCCGGGCGGCGACCACCGCCCAGCGGTGGGACCTGCAGTTCGCCGTGCTGCTGGACGGGGTGGCCATCGGCCTGCAGGACGTCCGGGCCGACGACTTCGCCGTCGTCCGTTCCGTCACCACCGGCTCCTGGCTGCGGCGCGACCGGCAGGGGAGCGGACTGGGCACCGAGATGCGCGCGGCCATCCTGCTGTTCGCCTTCGACCACCTCGGTGCCCGGCGGGCCGAGTCGGCCGCGTTCGCCGACAACGCACGGTCGCTTCGGGTCTCGGAGAAGCTCGGCTACGTCGGCAACGGCAGCCGGTTCCAGCAGCGCCGCCCGGGCGAGTCGGTGGAGAGCCACCTGCTGCTCGTCACCCCGGACACCCTGGTCCGGCCGGACTGGACGGTGCGGGTGCGCGGGCTCGCGGAGTGCCGCCCGCAGCTGGGGATCTGA
- a CDS encoding carbohydrate ABC transporter permease, giving the protein MATRTSERPSKGAAGPIELIPAKNSRGRSTALIVYLVLIFFALLYIFPFLIQIGTSFKSDAEATASPLNPIPMVWQLDAYRTLAGQDFPRWFLNSVIVSVCVTAGRVFFDSLAGYALARLHFFGRKALGGVIVSVIAVPGVVLLIPKYLVLVELHMYNTYAGMIIPLIADAAGVFIMRQFFLGIPAEVEEAARIDGAGTFRLFWSVVLPMARPAVITITILSFQASWNELAHFIVSRRDPALNTLTSGVASLSSGAYGSGNLFPLKMAAALLMTIPVALVFFSFQRYFVRGAGAGAVKG; this is encoded by the coding sequence ATGGCCACCCGCACCTCCGAGCGTCCGTCGAAGGGCGCCGCCGGCCCGATCGAGCTGATTCCGGCGAAGAACAGCCGCGGTCGCTCCACCGCGCTGATCGTCTACCTGGTGCTGATCTTCTTCGCACTGCTGTACATCTTCCCGTTCCTCATCCAGATCGGGACGTCGTTCAAGTCCGACGCCGAGGCCACCGCCAGCCCGCTGAACCCGATCCCGATGGTGTGGCAGCTCGACGCCTACCGGACGCTGGCCGGACAGGACTTCCCGCGCTGGTTCCTCAACTCGGTCATCGTGTCGGTGTGCGTGACCGCCGGCCGGGTGTTCTTCGACTCGCTGGCCGGCTACGCGCTGGCGCGGCTGCACTTCTTCGGCCGTAAGGCCCTCGGCGGGGTCATCGTCAGCGTCATCGCCGTCCCCGGTGTGGTGCTGCTGATCCCGAAGTACCTGGTCCTCGTCGAGCTGCACATGTACAACACCTACGCCGGCATGATCATCCCGCTGATCGCCGACGCCGCAGGGGTTTTTATCATGCGGCAGTTCTTCCTCGGCATCCCCGCCGAGGTGGAGGAGGCGGCGCGCATCGACGGCGCCGGCACCTTCCGGCTGTTCTGGTCGGTGGTGCTGCCGATGGCGCGGCCCGCGGTCATCACCATCACCATCCTGTCGTTCCAGGCGTCGTGGAACGAGCTCGCACACTTCATCGTGTCCCGGCGCGACCCGGCGCTGAACACCCTGACCTCCGGCGTCGCGTCGCTGTCCAGCGGCGCCTACGGCTCCGGCAACCTGTTCCCGCTCAAGATGGCCGCGGCCCTGCTGATGACCATCCCGGTGGCGCTGGTGTTCTTCTCCTTCCAGCGGTACTTCGTCCGGGGGGCGGGCGCCGGCGCGGTCAAGGGATAA
- a CDS encoding carbohydrate ABC transporter permease: MSITQGMGPAQVPAAVATADGDVTPPKRRRSGIRGSENRAGLLFAAPAFVLILLFLIGPVLLALWVSLTDWSGKGSPLGANFIGAKNYDTLLGSPNLQQRDLATALRNNMYYVLLVVPLQTVLALILAMAINRQRLRGKGFFRTAFYFPSVTSTVAISVVFLFLFTASGAVNSVLAWFGINGPNWFADPRGVGHLILSGLGLVDTANPPAWLADHDFLGISWFQWIAGPSVAMCALITLAIWTTAGTFMLIFLAALQDIPADVEEAAMVDGANRWQRFRNVTLPALKPTMFLVITLGLIGTWQVFDQVYLMSQGKPSKTTLTPAYLSFQTSFQDGKWGQGTAIAFILFVIIIVMTLIQRFVMRDRDSSRKPWWRRRREAALTGSDV; this comes from the coding sequence ATGTCGATCACCCAGGGCATGGGCCCGGCGCAGGTCCCGGCCGCCGTCGCGACCGCCGACGGCGACGTGACCCCGCCGAAACGCCGACGGAGCGGCATCCGCGGCTCCGAGAACCGGGCCGGCCTGCTGTTCGCGGCTCCCGCGTTCGTGCTCATCCTGCTGTTCCTGATCGGCCCGGTGCTGCTCGCGTTGTGGGTGTCGCTGACCGACTGGTCCGGGAAGGGCTCGCCGCTGGGCGCCAACTTCATCGGCGCAAAGAACTACGACACGCTGCTCGGGTCCCCCAACCTGCAGCAGCGCGACCTCGCCACCGCGCTGCGCAACAACATGTACTACGTGCTGCTGGTGGTGCCGCTGCAGACCGTCCTCGCGCTGATCCTGGCGATGGCCATCAACCGACAGCGGCTGCGCGGGAAAGGCTTCTTCCGGACCGCGTTCTACTTCCCGTCGGTGACGTCGACGGTGGCCATCTCGGTGGTGTTCCTGTTCCTGTTCACCGCGTCCGGCGCGGTCAACAGCGTGCTCGCCTGGTTCGGGATCAACGGCCCCAACTGGTTCGCCGACCCCCGCGGTGTCGGGCACCTGATCCTGAGCGGCCTCGGCCTGGTCGACACCGCGAACCCGCCCGCGTGGCTCGCCGACCACGACTTCCTCGGCATCAGCTGGTTCCAGTGGATCGCCGGCCCGTCGGTGGCGATGTGCGCGCTGATCACGCTGGCCATCTGGACCACCGCCGGCACCTTCATGCTGATCTTCCTCGCGGCCCTGCAGGACATCCCGGCCGACGTCGAGGAGGCGGCGATGGTCGACGGGGCCAACCGCTGGCAGCGGTTCCGCAACGTGACCCTGCCGGCGCTGAAGCCCACGATGTTCCTGGTCATCACGCTGGGGCTCATCGGCACCTGGCAGGTGTTCGACCAGGTGTACCTGATGAGTCAGGGCAAGCCCTCCAAGACCACCCTGACCCCGGCCTACCTCAGCTTCCAGACCTCGTTCCAGGACGGGAAGTGGGGCCAGGGAACCGCGATCGCGTTCATCCTGTTCGTCATCATCATCGTGATGACGCTGATCCAGCGGTTCGTCATGCGCGACAGGGACTCCAGCCGCAAGCCCTGGTGGCGCCGCCGCCGGGAAGCCGCCCTCACCGGAAGCGACGTCTGA
- a CDS encoding sugar ABC transporter substrate-binding protein, producing the protein MSVHRTRTAVIGAVGALTLLAAAACSSDTATGGTSSPAAAATSSAAGSATGSEGGGGSEAPAAGGAQLQLLFGSSGTAETDALTEAADAWGSENDSTVEVTAAQDLTQQLAQGFSSGTAPDVFYVGADQVANYAKAGNLLPYGDELSNADDFYPVLKDAFTYDGTFYCAPKDMSTLALFINTDLWAAAGLTDADIPTTWDQLATVAAKLNTGGAAGLSVAPERDRVDAFLVQNGSYLVAEDGTTITANDPKNAEALGFVKKMITDGVLKTPAELDSGWAGEAFGKGAAAMTIEGNWLLGALKSDYPDLKYTVAELPAGPTGTKGTLVFTNCWGISATTQFPEQAKSFVEYMTSTDQQMAFATAFGVIPSVESAQADYLSEFAANEPFVKGVDYARGVVNLPGITDVLADFNSQLQDLANADPQAILDSVQENLTAAVGG; encoded by the coding sequence ATGTCCGTCCATCGCACCCGTACCGCCGTCATCGGCGCCGTCGGCGCACTCACCCTGCTGGCCGCCGCGGCGTGCAGCAGTGACACCGCCACCGGCGGCACCTCCTCGCCCGCCGCCGCCGCCACCTCCTCGGCGGCCGGCTCGGCCACCGGCAGCGAAGGTGGTGGCGGCAGCGAGGCGCCCGCCGCCGGCGGCGCGCAGCTGCAGCTGCTGTTCGGCAGCTCCGGCACCGCCGAGACCGACGCCCTCACCGAGGCCGCCGACGCCTGGGGGTCGGAGAACGACTCGACCGTCGAGGTCACCGCCGCCCAGGACCTGACCCAGCAGCTGGCGCAGGGGTTCTCGTCCGGCACCGCGCCGGACGTCTTCTACGTCGGCGCCGATCAGGTCGCCAACTACGCCAAGGCCGGCAACCTGCTGCCCTACGGGGACGAGCTGAGCAACGCCGACGACTTCTACCCGGTGCTCAAGGACGCCTTCACCTACGACGGCACCTTCTACTGCGCCCCGAAGGACATGTCCACCCTGGCGCTGTTCATCAACACCGACCTGTGGGCGGCCGCCGGTCTCACCGACGCCGACATCCCCACCACCTGGGACCAGCTCGCCACGGTCGCCGCGAAGCTGAACACCGGTGGCGCCGCCGGTCTGTCGGTCGCCCCCGAGCGGGACCGCGTCGACGCCTTCCTCGTGCAGAACGGCAGCTACCTGGTCGCCGAGGACGGCACGACGATCACCGCGAACGACCCGAAGAACGCCGAGGCCCTCGGCTTCGTCAAGAAGATGATCACCGACGGCGTGCTCAAGACCCCGGCGGAGCTCGACTCCGGATGGGCCGGTGAGGCGTTCGGCAAGGGCGCCGCGGCCATGACCATCGAGGGCAACTGGTTGCTGGGGGCGCTCAAGAGCGACTACCCGGACCTGAAGTACACCGTCGCCGAGCTGCCCGCCGGCCCGACCGGCACCAAGGGCACCCTGGTGTTCACCAACTGCTGGGGGATCTCGGCCACGACCCAGTTCCCGGAGCAGGCCAAGTCGTTCGTCGAGTACATGACGAGCACCGACCAGCAGATGGCCTTCGCCACCGCGTTCGGCGTCATCCCGTCGGTGGAGTCCGCGCAGGCCGACTACCTGTCGGAGTTCGCCGCCAACGAGCCGTTCGTCAAGGGTGTCGACTACGCCCGCGGGGTGGTCAACCTCCCCGGCATCACCGACGTCCTGGCCGATTTCAACTCCCAGCTGCAGGACCTGGCCAACGCCGACCCGCAGGCGATCCTGGATTCGGTGCAGGAGAACCTGACCGCAGCCGTCGGCGGCTGA
- a CDS encoding LacI family DNA-binding transcriptional regulator, which yields MVNARSAVPTDPGADDAASRRPTMSQVAALAGVSVQTVSNVLNTPGIVRPETAAKVRDVIRELDYRPNHAARQLRTKRSGLIGVRVESGSTDGVFDRFLHALTACAADRDYRVLLYTARDDDQELASYDDLMQRWDLDGFVLSHTHEGDRRAAHLMERGIPCVSFGRDWDGAGTHPWVDVDGAQGTRKATGHLLAQGHRRIAFLGWPTDSRVGNDRLAGYRAAMQAAGLPDLPVGHCRNAVDDARLAAHDLLRRTDATALVCVSDLVALGALAAVQLRQATPGAPAVEVVGFDDTALAEGAGISSVAQPLTAAAEQSLRLLMDRIDRPTTVDPPTRLLLAPDLVVRTRRTPPS from the coding sequence ATGGTGAACGCCCGGTCCGCCGTACCCACCGACCCCGGGGCCGACGACGCCGCCTCCCGGCGGCCCACCATGAGCCAGGTCGCGGCGCTGGCCGGGGTGTCGGTCCAGACGGTCTCCAACGTGCTCAACACTCCCGGCATCGTCCGGCCGGAGACGGCGGCCAAGGTGCGCGACGTCATCCGCGAGCTGGACTACCGGCCCAACCACGCCGCCCGGCAGCTGCGGACCAAGCGCTCCGGCCTCATCGGCGTCCGGGTCGAGAGTGGTTCCACCGACGGCGTCTTCGACCGCTTCCTGCACGCGCTGACCGCGTGCGCCGCAGATCGGGACTACCGCGTGCTGCTCTACACCGCCCGGGACGACGATCAGGAGCTCGCCTCCTACGACGACCTCATGCAGCGCTGGGACCTCGACGGCTTCGTGCTGAGCCACACCCACGAAGGCGACCGCCGGGCGGCGCACCTGATGGAACGCGGCATCCCGTGCGTGTCGTTCGGCCGCGACTGGGATGGCGCCGGCACGCACCCCTGGGTCGACGTCGACGGCGCGCAGGGCACCCGGAAGGCCACCGGGCACCTCCTGGCGCAGGGCCACCGGCGCATCGCCTTTCTCGGCTGGCCGACGGACTCCCGCGTCGGCAACGACCGGCTCGCCGGGTACCGCGCCGCCATGCAGGCGGCGGGACTGCCCGACCTGCCGGTCGGACACTGCCGCAACGCCGTCGACGACGCCCGGCTGGCCGCCCACGACCTGCTGCGGCGCACCGACGCGACCGCGCTGGTCTGCGTGTCCGACCTGGTGGCGCTGGGCGCGCTGGCCGCGGTCCAGCTGCGGCAGGCCACTCCCGGGGCTCCCGCGGTCGAGGTGGTCGGCTTCGACGACACCGCCCTCGCCGAGGGCGCCGGCATCTCGTCGGTGGCCCAGCCGCTGACCGCGGCCGCCGAGCAGTCCCTGCGGCTGCTGATGGACCGCATCGACCGCCCGACCACCGTCGACCCGCCCACGCGCCTGCTGCTCGCGCCCGATCTGGTCGTCCGGACCCGCCGCACCCCGCCCTCCTGA